In Vampirovibrio chlorellavorus, one DNA window encodes the following:
- a CDS encoding ROK family protein, which produces MKDTVVSQPNPQPYHSPSRLAVGQPPIGIDIGGTKINAAVVRHNPATGEDELASLLNSPTPTDSETFLNTLVEMIQKLHTEHNVSAVGISTAGVVDSIHGRILGSTGNMPALKNIANLKELLEAKTGLSVHVENDANAAAYGEWRCGAAKGSQNMFAITLGTGVGMGIVFNGQMYRGSHFYAGEGGHIAIAHKRERKCTCGRWDCWEAFASGTGLQITAEQTVEAAPETAQQEFKAKYCENGKVTTYAVIAAWKDNNHIGQQIIDDWHHHIAVGLSSLINVMDPDMIVVGGGLAQFVDFELLLERTRERSMSDAFQLVPAALGNHAGIVGAAYLALESQPEPLA; this is translated from the coding sequence ATGAAAGATACCGTTGTTTCCCAACCGAACCCCCAACCCTATCACAGCCCTTCCCGGCTGGCAGTGGGACAGCCTCCCATCGGCATTGACATTGGCGGCACCAAAATTAACGCGGCGGTGGTGCGTCACAACCCCGCCACCGGCGAAGATGAGCTGGCTTCCCTGTTGAACAGCCCCACCCCCACCGATTCTGAAACGTTTTTGAACACCCTGGTGGAGATGATCCAGAAATTGCACACGGAACATAACGTGTCTGCCGTGGGGATTTCCACCGCCGGGGTGGTGGACTCCATTCACGGACGCATTCTGGGTTCTACTGGCAATATGCCCGCCCTTAAGAATATCGCCAACCTGAAAGAACTGCTGGAAGCCAAAACCGGCCTGTCCGTGCATGTGGAAAACGACGCCAACGCCGCCGCCTACGGCGAGTGGCGCTGTGGGGCCGCCAAGGGCTCCCAAAACATGTTTGCCATTACCCTGGGCACCGGGGTGGGCATGGGCATTGTGTTTAACGGGCAAATGTATCGAGGCTCCCACTTTTATGCGGGAGAAGGCGGCCATATCGCCATTGCCCACAAACGGGAACGCAAATGCACCTGCGGGCGCTGGGACTGCTGGGAGGCCTTTGCCTCTGGCACCGGCCTGCAGATTACCGCGGAGCAGACCGTAGAAGCCGCCCCGGAAACGGCGCAACAGGAATTTAAAGCCAAATACTGCGAGAACGGCAAAGTCACCACCTATGCGGTCATTGCCGCCTGGAAAGACAACAACCACATTGGCCAGCAAATTATTGATGACTGGCACCACCATATTGCCGTAGGCCTGAGCAGTCTGATCAACGTGATGGACCCGGACATGATTGTGGTGGGCGGCGGCCTGGCCCAGTTCGTGGATTTTGAGTTACTGCTGGAGCGCACCCGGGAGCGTTCCATGAGCGACGCCTTCCAGTTGGTGCCCGCCGCGCTGGGTAACCACGCCGGTATCGTGGGAGCCGCTTACCTTGCCCTAGAATCCCAACCAGAGCCTCTTGCCTAA
- a CDS encoding SpoIID/LytB domain-containing protein — MLRVNRTGAEMWKKQHGQVSKPMAIKAGLALGWLTLAVSVFLLTGSQADWTPQTNYIDADLIRVGISDDSMTTLEYPRTQISATGPFVIRDKNTGVSVLSGKAGDVVTITVDGNGFYLKSSGLNAVTPIPAVGGTANLNLLAVPPTVPPAAVMPVPGPLVAAPINDRDRLKITNITRRKEVPEYRGVFEIVRAASSPNKLTVVDVVSLEDYLKAVVPNELPMRYGLEAVKAQAVAARNYAIRPREKPWKTFDICDSQLCQVYLGSQTETPGSNQAIADTEGLVGLYNGDPILALFSSSHGGVAENYSYAFSDPTTKQYPAPPIAYLQGGPDLPLPPGLDLRTEAGARKFWTDGSMRSFDVESPYYRWEKRWTRPELEAALNQGLLAVSKDNSTKAFVSPLFKPGDSIGVFKGVQVLERGLSGKAMVVAIQGSRGTWMVKKEFLLRKVFSNGGKMLPSGNVVFTPQKDAKGAIVGLIANGGGFGHGVGLSQLGASWMHKHGYRFPQIVQHYYRGVSLGSIPVSVGSNPINKPVMTRFDVHQAKGTLWIQEGDSAASLPSRQGPIEIELNGKNLKLSPSGFRSGIAVDGYLKAGTLNNLLLFPDREQPQRKIKAWIELYPAQNGSTLASR; from the coding sequence ATGTTGAGAGTGAACAGGACGGGCGCGGAAATGTGGAAAAAACAGCACGGTCAAGTGTCAAAACCAATGGCCATCAAGGCGGGACTGGCTCTGGGCTGGCTGACGCTGGCCGTCAGCGTGTTTCTGTTGACCGGTTCCCAGGCGGACTGGACGCCTCAAACCAACTACATCGACGCGGATCTGATCCGGGTGGGCATCAGCGATGACAGCATGACCACGCTGGAGTACCCCCGCACCCAGATTTCCGCCACCGGCCCCTTTGTCATTCGGGATAAGAACACGGGTGTCTCCGTTTTGAGCGGCAAGGCGGGGGATGTGGTCACCATTACCGTCGATGGAAACGGGTTTTATCTTAAAAGCAGCGGACTGAATGCGGTAACGCCTATCCCGGCCGTGGGGGGAACGGCCAACCTGAATTTGCTGGCCGTTCCCCCCACGGTGCCACCGGCTGCGGTGATGCCGGTGCCGGGCCCTTTGGTGGCGGCCCCTATTAACGATCGGGATCGGTTGAAAATTACCAACATCACCCGGCGCAAGGAGGTCCCTGAGTACCGTGGCGTGTTTGAGATTGTGCGAGCCGCCTCGTCGCCCAACAAGCTGACCGTGGTGGATGTGGTGTCGCTGGAGGATTACCTGAAGGCCGTGGTGCCCAATGAATTGCCCATGCGCTACGGGCTGGAGGCGGTGAAGGCTCAGGCGGTGGCCGCTCGAAATTATGCCATTCGCCCCCGGGAAAAGCCCTGGAAGACTTTTGATATCTGCGATTCCCAGTTGTGTCAGGTGTACTTGGGCTCTCAAACGGAAACCCCCGGCAGCAATCAGGCCATTGCCGATACCGAAGGGCTGGTGGGCCTGTACAACGGCGATCCTATTTTGGCTCTGTTCAGCTCTTCCCACGGGGGCGTGGCCGAGAACTACTCTTACGCCTTTTCCGATCCCACCACCAAGCAGTATCCAGCCCCCCCCATCGCCTATCTGCAAGGCGGGCCGGATTTGCCCTTGCCACCCGGTCTGGACTTACGAACCGAGGCGGGCGCCCGCAAGTTCTGGACGGATGGCAGTATGCGCAGCTTCGATGTGGAATCGCCTTACTATCGCTGGGAAAAGCGCTGGACTCGCCCTGAGCTGGAGGCAGCCCTCAATCAGGGTTTGCTGGCCGTATCCAAAGACAATTCCACCAAGGCTTTTGTGAGTCCGTTGTTCAAGCCCGGTGACAGTATTGGGGTGTTTAAAGGGGTGCAGGTGCTGGAGCGGGGGCTGTCGGGCAAGGCCATGGTGGTGGCCATCCAGGGCAGCCGAGGCACCTGGATGGTCAAAAAAGAGTTTCTGCTACGCAAGGTCTTTAGCAACGGCGGCAAAATGTTGCCCAGTGGGAACGTGGTTTTCACCCCGCAGAAAGATGCCAAGGGGGCTATCGTGGGCCTGATTGCCAACGGCGGCGGTTTTGGGCATGGGGTGGGCCTCAGCCAGTTGGGGGCCAGCTGGATGCACAAACACGGCTACCGCTTCCCGCAAATCGTGCAGCACTATTACCGGGGGGTCAGTTTGGGGTCCATTCCCGTTTCGGTGGGCTCGAATCCGATCAACAAGCCGGTGATGACCCGCTTTGACGTACATCAGGCCAAGGGCACCCTGTGGATTCAGGAGGGCGATTCGGCGGCCAGTTTGCCCAGCAGGCAAGGCCCCATTGAAATCGAGCTGAACGGGAAGAACCTGAAGCTCTCCCCCAGCGGATTTCGTTCCGGCATTGCCGTGGATGGCTACCTGAAGGCGGGAACACTCAATAATCTCCTGCTATTCCCGGATCGGGAGCAGCCCCAGCGCAAAATCAAGGCCTGGATCGAGTTGTATCCGGCTCAAAACGGCTCAACACTCGCCAGTCGATAG
- a CDS encoding HEAT repeat domain-containing protein, with amino-acid sequence MSTFIPIKKIQKRSASGQAETWFAVPAMAISSPQGRLLIPNPAGAEAQLFATLEEAEEAVRRAGFDYEFEGKQVFAFQSAGGAGKNTAVTRPGAPPLEQAIPVLIEHLKDREGSVVANAAYALGTLKAGAALEPLSQILGHDDPTVRKNVAEAMGRLGPAALTHLSMAFEKARTNPGKQAPYIRLTVLSAFLEMVEQGQVGTCSGHYLPLAVTALQDDSWLVRSQAALLVGKTAQALEEERRRLEQPRPGR; translated from the coding sequence ATGAGTACGTTCATACCCATTAAAAAAATCCAGAAACGCTCAGCCAGTGGGCAGGCGGAAACCTGGTTCGCCGTGCCCGCCATGGCCATCAGCAGCCCGCAAGGCCGTCTGCTCATCCCCAACCCGGCCGGGGCGGAAGCCCAATTGTTCGCCACCTTGGAGGAGGCCGAAGAGGCCGTGCGTCGGGCCGGATTTGACTATGAGTTTGAGGGCAAACAGGTGTTCGCCTTTCAGTCCGCGGGTGGGGCGGGCAAAAACACGGCGGTGACCCGACCGGGAGCCCCACCTTTGGAGCAGGCGATTCCTGTCTTGATTGAGCATTTAAAGGATCGGGAAGGCAGCGTGGTGGCCAATGCCGCCTACGCTCTGGGCACTCTGAAGGCCGGGGCCGCTTTGGAGCCGCTCAGCCAGATTTTAGGCCACGATGACCCCACCGTGCGTAAAAACGTGGCCGAGGCCATGGGCCGCCTGGGCCCTGCCGCCCTGACCCATCTGAGTATGGCCTTTGAGAAGGCCCGCACCAACCCGGGCAAACAGGCTCCCTATATTCGGCTGACCGTATTAAGCGCTTTTCTGGAAATGGTGGAGCAGGGGCAAGTGGGCACATGCAGCGGACATTACCTGCCTCTGGCCGTGACCGCTTTGCAGGATGACAGCTGGCTGGTACGCTCCCAGGCGGCCTTACTGGTGGGCAAAACCGCCCAGGCGCTGGAGGAAGAACGCCGACGGCTGGAGCAACCTCGCCCCGGCCGATAA
- a CDS encoding DUF1573 domain-containing protein, with the protein MRFPLRKLIFLILLTFAGISMWLIFTTPGRKPVVISVYEPPIIKAEQRIEEVGKVETDSKVPAHFLLYNVGGKPLKIVDVQTSCGCTVAKLSKTVVYPGDFTRLDVSLDTSIKLGKVRKQITVKSNDPKRPTLPLFLVGEVLPKKMASHAPITVQATDRLVLFKGECATCHVQAGKGKTGKALFVADCAMCHGINGQGHLSAGPSLLTGNYEDAAYQARMRKIIAEGSAQSPQMPPFSNQHGGPLSNDEIDSLVAFLKVQTMKQRMGLLTQPAADEAEDQAAFEEALRQPH; encoded by the coding sequence ATGCGTTTCCCCCTCCGCAAACTGATTTTCCTGATCCTGCTGACCTTTGCCGGGATATCCATGTGGTTGATTTTCACCACACCGGGTCGCAAACCGGTGGTCATTTCCGTTTACGAGCCGCCCATCATCAAGGCGGAGCAACGCATTGAAGAGGTGGGCAAGGTGGAAACCGACAGCAAAGTGCCCGCTCACTTTTTACTGTACAACGTGGGCGGCAAGCCGCTCAAGATTGTGGATGTGCAGACCTCCTGCGGCTGCACGGTGGCCAAGCTCTCTAAAACCGTGGTCTATCCCGGCGATTTTACCCGTCTTGATGTCTCTCTGGATACCAGCATCAAGCTGGGCAAAGTGCGCAAGCAAATTACGGTGAAAAGCAACGATCCCAAACGCCCGACCCTGCCGTTATTTTTGGTGGGCGAAGTATTACCCAAAAAAATGGCCAGCCATGCCCCCATCACGGTGCAGGCTACCGATCGGCTGGTGTTGTTCAAGGGGGAATGCGCCACCTGCCACGTGCAAGCCGGAAAAGGCAAAACCGGCAAGGCGTTGTTTGTGGCCGATTGCGCCATGTGCCACGGGATCAATGGGCAAGGGCACCTCAGTGCCGGGCCTAGCCTGTTGACGGGCAATTACGAGGACGCGGCCTATCAGGCCCGAATGCGCAAGATCATCGCCGAAGGGTCAGCCCAATCGCCGCAAATGCCGCCGTTTTCCAATCAGCATGGTGGCCCGCTGAGCAATGACGAGATTGATTCTCTGGTGGCTTTTTTGAAAGTGCAAACCATGAAACAGCGCATGGGCCTGCTGACTCAACCGGCGGCTGATGAGGCTGAGGATCAGGCCGCTTTTGAAGAGGCCCTGCGTCAACCGCACTAG
- a CDS encoding glycosyltransferase has protein sequence MHLPPSASKASDFPIQRDAEYERVFRRDTRRQQARRLAHRLGYWYEKLWVAPRWQRRAQTVDSVNRPRLSTCIMTMNSAERIQPLLRYVRRFSDQVVVGVDSKTTDNTLAACDGLADELFVIQSDALTCNAGLETLVDRCQGDWVLRLDDDEFPEPHFEALVTGLMLQSRYTHFKIPRLHLCEVDPMRWVDDSYLYPDYQMRLFRNDKRLLKFPGAVGHLGIECQGPKGRLNTVNLVHLNLAINPRFKREAKLRTYIERLKGGWVHPVNEHALLFEDFNYRIKSYHYPDDDFLALLKETTLHQRALYEQAAAQAARI, from the coding sequence ATGCACTTACCCCCCTCAGCTTCCAAAGCCAGCGACTTCCCCATTCAGCGGGATGCTGAATACGAGCGGGTTTTTCGTCGAGACACCCGGCGTCAGCAGGCCCGACGGCTGGCCCATCGACTGGGCTACTGGTATGAGAAACTGTGGGTGGCCCCCCGTTGGCAGCGTCGCGCTCAAACGGTGGATTCGGTGAACAGGCCCCGTTTGTCCACCTGCATTATGACTATGAACTCGGCGGAGCGCATCCAGCCCTTGCTGCGTTATGTTCGTCGCTTTTCCGATCAGGTTGTGGTGGGAGTGGACAGCAAAACCACCGATAACACGCTGGCCGCTTGTGACGGTCTGGCTGATGAGTTGTTCGTGATTCAGAGTGATGCCCTGACCTGCAACGCTGGGTTGGAAACCCTGGTGGATCGTTGTCAGGGGGACTGGGTGCTGCGTCTGGATGATGATGAATTTCCGGAGCCCCATTTTGAGGCGCTGGTGACCGGGCTGATGCTGCAGTCCCGCTATACCCACTTTAAAATCCCCCGGCTGCATTTGTGCGAGGTTGACCCCATGCGCTGGGTGGATGATAGCTACCTCTATCCGGATTACCAGATGCGCCTGTTCCGTAACGATAAGCGCTTGCTGAAGTTTCCGGGGGCCGTGGGACACTTGGGCATCGAATGCCAGGGCCCCAAGGGGCGACTGAACACCGTCAATCTGGTTCACCTGAATCTGGCCATTAACCCCCGTTTCAAGCGGGAGGCCAAGCTAAGAACCTACATCGAGCGGCTGAAGGGCGGCTGGGTGCATCCGGTCAACGAGCATGCCCTGTTGTTTGAGGATTTCAACTACCGCATCAAGTCCTATCACTACCCTGATGACGACTTTTTGGCTCTGCTGAAAGAGACCACCCTGCACCAGCGGGCTTTATATGAGCAAGCTGCCGCTCAGGCCGCACGCATCTAG
- the rsmA gene encoding 16S rRNA (adenine(1518)-N(6)/adenine(1519)-N(6))-dimethyltransferase RsmA — translation MPSYPQKPRPTNNPLLEEARHLRLKKRFSQHFLIRETVLQAICDLMDLSPTDQLLEIGPGGGFLTEKLLATGCQLTAVELDRRMCKHLRDRFPVGQHPNFHLVEQDILKFDFESFTATTPKFKIVGNLPYQITSKIMFLLAGELYQAHYPLRQQITQLTVMVQKEVAERICAHPGQRAFNPLSIALQYWFEPRFDFVVPASDFYPPPKVESAVVTLFPRPEPQIQVNDLDLFSRLVRTAFAQKRKTVRNALMGGSFASGALIDQIFAQVGVDTNLRAEAISVVTFGELSNAFGSNASQS, via the coding sequence ATGCCATCCTACCCTCAAAAACCCCGTCCTACCAATAATCCACTCCTTGAAGAAGCCCGCCACCTCCGCTTAAAAAAGCGCTTCAGCCAGCATTTCCTGATTCGGGAAACGGTGCTGCAGGCCATTTGCGACCTCATGGATCTCAGCCCCACCGATCAACTGCTAGAAATTGGCCCCGGCGGCGGTTTTCTTACCGAAAAATTACTGGCCACCGGCTGCCAGCTGACCGCTGTGGAACTGGATCGGCGCATGTGCAAGCATTTGCGAGACCGCTTCCCTGTGGGACAGCATCCCAACTTTCATCTGGTGGAGCAGGACATTCTGAAATTCGATTTTGAGAGCTTCACCGCCACCACCCCCAAATTCAAGATTGTGGGCAACCTGCCCTATCAAATTACTTCTAAAATTATGTTCTTGCTGGCCGGTGAGCTGTATCAGGCCCACTACCCCCTGCGCCAGCAAATCACCCAGCTTACGGTCATGGTGCAAAAGGAAGTGGCCGAACGAATTTGCGCCCATCCGGGCCAACGGGCCTTTAACCCGCTTTCCATCGCCTTGCAGTACTGGTTTGAGCCCCGCTTTGACTTTGTGGTGCCCGCCTCCGATTTTTATCCGCCCCCCAAGGTGGAATCAGCGGTGGTGACCCTGTTTCCCCGCCCTGAACCCCAGATTCAGGTGAACGATCTGGACCTGTTTTCCAGACTGGTGCGCACCGCCTTCGCCCAGAAGCGCAAAACCGTGCGCAACGCCCTGATGGGCGGCTCCTTTGCCAGTGGGGCCTTGATTGATCAAATTTTTGCGCAAGTTGGGGTGGATACCAACCTGCGCGCAGAAGCCATCTCAGTTGTGACCTTCGGAGAGTTGAGTAATGCTTTCGGTTCAAACGCCAGCCAAAGTTAA
- a CDS encoding NAD(P)H-hydrate dehydratase: MKLIANLSNVDHQTTLQAGVSPQQLMEAAGQQVTNIVQAHTKPGQRGILVCGPGNNGGDGFVCARQLYEAGYTQLTVIYTGTQYRNEALENLEKLLLGLPIEILPAAEKPQQALNRIGAADFIVDALFGSGLSRTIAGLEAQLVEAINARQAQAPCWVLAVDIPSGVDSESGAILGTAVQAHQTVTFAVGKPGLYLYPGKGCAGEVIVADIGIPPRLIEEEPSPYQLIEPTDARQWLPQRKPDSHKYQYGHVLVIAGSQAMPGAAVLCAEAAASCGAGLVTLASMPSVFRQVPCRAEIMRLPLPDAHELGAASVATIQEALANGRYNTIVIGPGLGRAPETLAAVQALLAHFQTLPLPVIVDADALFALAERTMALSEHFILTPHVGECARLLHRENAAVSAHLPQAAQAARERYKATVVMKSAATLVATQAQASNEPSGAASESQPLWISPTGNPGMATAGSGDVLSGVIGALAAQKQAQQQPVWQAAPLGVYLHGCAGDAAARHRTVYALRASDITRYIPEAFQAILQPPTR, from the coding sequence ATGAAACTCATTGCCAACCTCAGCAACGTGGACCACCAAACCACCCTGCAAGCGGGGGTTTCCCCCCAACAGCTGATGGAAGCCGCCGGTCAGCAGGTGACCAACATCGTTCAGGCGCATACAAAACCCGGCCAGCGGGGGATTCTTGTCTGTGGGCCCGGTAACAACGGCGGCGATGGCTTTGTGTGCGCCCGCCAATTGTATGAGGCCGGTTACACCCAACTGACCGTCATTTACACCGGCACGCAGTACCGGAACGAGGCCCTGGAGAATCTGGAAAAGCTGCTGCTGGGCCTGCCCATCGAGATCCTGCCAGCGGCTGAAAAGCCCCAACAGGCCCTCAACCGGATTGGGGCGGCGGATTTTATCGTGGATGCCCTGTTTGGCAGTGGCCTCAGTCGCACTATCGCCGGACTCGAAGCCCAACTGGTTGAAGCCATCAACGCCCGGCAGGCGCAAGCGCCATGCTGGGTGCTGGCCGTGGATATCCCCTCCGGCGTTGATAGTGAAAGTGGGGCCATACTGGGCACAGCGGTTCAAGCCCATCAAACCGTGACGTTTGCCGTGGGCAAGCCGGGGCTATATCTGTATCCGGGCAAAGGGTGCGCCGGTGAGGTGATCGTGGCCGATATTGGCATTCCTCCCCGATTGATTGAGGAGGAACCCAGCCCCTACCAACTGATTGAGCCCACCGACGCTCGGCAGTGGCTTCCGCAGAGAAAACCTGATAGCCACAAGTACCAGTACGGCCATGTGCTGGTGATTGCCGGCAGCCAAGCCATGCCCGGGGCGGCCGTTTTATGCGCCGAAGCGGCGGCCAGTTGCGGAGCCGGACTGGTCACGCTGGCCAGTATGCCCAGCGTGTTTCGCCAAGTGCCTTGCCGGGCGGAGATTATGCGCCTGCCTTTACCGGATGCGCATGAACTGGGAGCCGCCTCGGTGGCCACCATTCAGGAAGCCTTGGCCAATGGACGGTATAACACGATTGTCATTGGCCCTGGACTGGGGCGAGCCCCGGAAACTCTGGCGGCCGTGCAAGCCCTACTAGCCCACTTCCAGACCCTGCCTCTCCCGGTGATTGTGGATGCCGATGCCCTCTTCGCCTTGGCCGAGCGGACCATGGCTTTATCAGAACATTTTATTTTGACGCCCCATGTGGGGGAATGCGCTCGCCTGCTGCACCGAGAGAATGCCGCCGTCTCTGCCCATTTGCCGCAAGCCGCCCAAGCGGCCCGAGAACGCTATAAAGCCACCGTGGTGATGAAATCAGCGGCCACCCTAGTAGCGACGCAGGCTCAGGCATCGAACGAACCCTCAGGCGCAGCATCGGAAAGCCAACCTCTTTGGATTTCTCCCACCGGCAATCCGGGCATGGCCACCGCCGGAAGTGGTGATGTACTCAGTGGCGTCATCGGGGCGCTGGCCGCCCAAAAGCAGGCCCAGCAGCAACCCGTTTGGCAGGCAGCCCCCTTGGGGGTCTACCTGCACGGCTGCGCCGGGGATGCCGCCGCCCGACATCGGACGGTTTACGCCCTGCGGGCTTCTGACATCACCCGGTACATTCCAGAGGCCTTTCAGGCCATACTACAGCCGCCCACCCGATAA
- the ispE gene encoding 4-(cytidine 5'-diphospho)-2-C-methyl-D-erythritol kinase, with the protein MLSVQTPAKVNLFLNIRPRLADGYHELCSVMQAIRLWDRLDVSPLQEGKQQTIKFSCNIPELEYRAKDNLVVKAYRLFWDETELPPLGLKVHLQKEIPMQAGLGGGSSDAAAMLIILNHLSHAKLSPEALRNMATKLGSDVPFFISGGLALVSGKGEVVEPLPTSMVEEMGLVVIKPRNLNIDTGMAYHRFASGARYETRSPEHILMALKDGKQKRRLRDEVDLESYLLNDFEKVLFPEYPLLGQTARKMKEAGIRRPLLTGSGSAMIGFTEGGHTVRKAINEAFPASGFDVFWTRTYAGGPMQTTASPASSELSEALL; encoded by the coding sequence ATGCTTTCGGTTCAAACGCCAGCCAAAGTTAACCTGTTTCTGAACATTCGCCCCCGACTGGCCGATGGGTACCACGAGTTATGCTCGGTCATGCAGGCCATCCGGCTGTGGGATCGGCTGGATGTCAGCCCCTTGCAGGAAGGCAAGCAGCAAACTATCAAGTTCAGCTGCAACATCCCGGAGTTGGAATATCGGGCCAAGGATAATCTGGTGGTCAAAGCCTATCGCCTCTTCTGGGACGAAACCGAGTTGCCCCCATTAGGACTGAAAGTGCATTTGCAAAAGGAAATTCCCATGCAGGCCGGGCTGGGCGGCGGCAGTTCCGACGCGGCGGCCATGCTGATCATCCTGAACCATCTATCCCACGCCAAGTTAAGCCCCGAGGCGTTGCGCAACATGGCCACCAAACTGGGCTCGGATGTGCCCTTTTTCATTAGCGGCGGTCTGGCCCTGGTCAGCGGAAAAGGCGAAGTGGTAGAACCCCTGCCCACCAGCATGGTGGAAGAAATGGGGCTGGTGGTCATCAAACCCCGCAACCTGAATATCGATACCGGCATGGCCTATCACCGCTTCGCCAGCGGGGCCCGTTACGAAACACGCTCTCCCGAGCATATCCTGATGGCCCTGAAAGACGGCAAACAAAAACGTCGCTTGCGCGATGAAGTGGATCTGGAGTCCTATTTGCTGAACGATTTTGAAAAGGTGCTATTTCCCGAATACCCATTGCTGGGGCAAACCGCTCGCAAGATGAAAGAGGCGGGCATTCGCCGCCCGCTCTTGACCGGTAGTGGTTCGGCTATGATCGGCTTCACCGAAGGCGGTCACACCGTCCGTAAAGCCATCAACGAGGCCTTCCCTGCCTCTGGCTTTGATGTTTTCTGGACACGCACCTACGCCGGTGGCCCCATGCAAACCACGGCCTCCCCGGCCAGCAGTGAACTCAGCGAAGCCTTGCTCTAG